The window CGGACCCTTTACTAGTTACATAAGCTAACATCGGGATTTCATGCTCTGGCTTTCCTGACATTAATGCATATTTCTCTACCTCTTTAAGccactgtttaaattttctGGGGTCCCCCTCAAACGGAGTGATTACTGAGGACAAGGGTACTGATAGAGCGGCTGTTACTGCCCTCATTTGActcataaaaaattctttttcgtCATCCGGCTTCGGATGTCTGGGTTCACGGAACTGATATTCCCTGGTTTCATGAAATGATTCCTGACTACTTGATTGGGATTTATCTACAAAACTTTTACCCTGTTCCCCTCTATCTTGACCTAAACTTGCCATACTTTCTTCCAACTGACCCATTTGTCTTCTAAACTCTTCTTTATCATAACCAGTTGCCATGTTAGTAGTTGTTCAAATTACCACTAAAAATAGAGACGATAGCGATATTTAAAAGGATTCTTACCTTACGAAGTTTTCTCAGACGTGTTCCTTATCCTTTCTTGTACTTCGTCTTAtcctggtcacggcaccaagAATAACTATGTAAGCAGATGCAAGATGTTTCCCGAAAACAAATCTTCCCGTCTGTTACTTAGTTAATTGACCAAGTCCAACTCTCACCAAAGTTTCACAAGTTTATTTGGATCGTATTGTGGTACAGTTCTCTTCTGTTCTCCATTGCTaacaatgtacatgcatatatatatataccctttcGGCTGGGACAGACAGTTTCGGTTTCTCATGACCACCTGCGCTGGTCATGAGTGTAGATTTAGTGAGCAAATtcctaaacaatattttaattctaaattcaGTATCAAAACTGTCAAACTGTCCATCACAGCGTCGGGGGATGCGGACTTACAATCTCCCGCATCAGTACAAAACATGAGTATAGGTTAAAAGGTTAACAGAAAACATGTACTTCGTGACAATTATACAAAATCAGATCTCCACAGAGTCTGCAAATATGACAAACATAGCATTACTGTCCTACACCTGGACATATGATATCATGCTGCTGCGCAAAcaatttccaaaatataattTCCCAAGGACTTTCTAACATAGtttattgacattttaataATTGCGCAGTTTGCATAAACAGcttacatgtttatttcataGTACTTAACAAGGTCATCTGTTTACAACCTGTACATGTGCTCTAGCTATTTCAGGTACTTTCGTTCGAAAAAGAGTATAAGCAAAATAATAGGAAAAGGCGCTCTTGTGACCTTTTTGGAGTTCGTGTTTTGTCTTGTTCAATCTGCtcaatatacattatttttttctactacactatataaaaaaaataattagccatatttactgatatttttaaacattgttaAAAGAAGGAAACCACAAAAAATAGAATAAGAGGAGCGATGACAGCTTGAGAAATTACTTATAAGATTACATACACATCGTCTTTAGTCTAATGTTCGTTGTGTGTATTCGTATAGAAAGAGATTTGGTGTGTATGAAGTAGAAAAAAGCTGTACAGTCATACTTTTTGATATATAGaactacattttctttttttgttaataatcaTGTATTCGGaaaaagtttgtttatttaagaaatatttttgatgattaAGAAAATTggctttatttttatataataaatacgtgatttgtattattaaatgaaatgcatgcatgtaataatTTAAGTTGATGAATAAAATGCGATCATGCACAAATAATTTCCataacaaaatgaattttttcaaattgccaTTAAATCAGGAGACTACATGTAAGTGCAAGGAAGGAGCAACAaaagggaagggggggggtcaCAGAATATGATCACAATtataccgtatatccggtaatttttgcgattatctaatttttgcatttttcgcGATGCATTTTAAATCGCAATTAAttgaatacgcagaaattatgttctgtattattttcattatgaaactttttaaatcgcaaaacaTTATTGGCGCCAATCAAAAATGCTACaaattttccccattttcgcaaattttgtgacacgcgaaaAAAACAGGATATACGGTATTTAGATCCAGGCGGATGTTTTGGTTATCTTAATCAACTATGCTcctaaaaagataaatttataaaatgagACTGATATATATAATTAGAAGATCAGATCAAAATGCTGTCAACCAAATGTAAAATCTATCAGTGgttaaaattttataagaatCATTTCCATCTACAGTCactataattaattaataataattaaacgtaaattttgttacaaaagtttgaatacatgtatacatgtgtgtacaaaattatgaattctTACGCGTTCATTTCACTGCTCCATGGACTTTCACACTGGCTAAGcttgaattttacaaaaaagggattgaaatcttatttcaaactaCGGGAAATTGTACAAATATATTGCGCGAAACGGTGAAAATCTGacacaaaatataataattagacatttgaaacaagattatattaattttgtttataaacagtttttcttttgtttcacaTTCTTTTTCCATGGTATCCTTCGAAATTTGTCATTTAAAACAGGCTTATATTTGTTCCATTACCTGAAAATTATATGCTGTAAACCTTTATTTGTGCGAaaattttatgcatattttctaCGGgaactgtaccagttatcggctaaaatttaacggtTTTTTTCGTATGTCTTTAATTTTGGATAAAACCTGACATACTTGAAATGGTGAGCTCCTTGTTTATCCATGGATCCTTATTTAGAATGCAAATaatcttgttttgtgcttttttaCACCCCCAGAACAGGCcgaggtttttttttacgatTCGCTGTACAAGTTATCGGCTTTGTGATAATGACGTAGTAAAATCCCTATGTATGTTGATCTTATACTCTGTAAAATGTCGTTTGAATTATGCCTCTTAGGAGGACTCACCACCTCACCCTTTCACTATCTGAAAAAAACTCATACTTGTTACATTTGTATAGCAAAATTACTAGAAATAATACATAGTACCCCCTGACACCCTCCAAAACGATAATATCTGTAGAACCCTCTTCCCTCTTAAAATATCTGAATCCACGCATGAACATCACTGTGTTTAACAAACAATCTTCATTTTTATTTGGACTATATATGAtgtgggcctaaaatggccccgaaaatgaacatcatcattttactgtaattctttgttttctttgtacatgtacagatatatatgtgatgtttttacataatgttcattttgatgcAAGTGCCtacaatttataaatatgacatcgtaaaaaCAACCTTTtgccgccatttttgcatttttggcataaaacaacttgttttcaagcagcttttctttcaaaaaacatagagcgcatgcttgaaaaaacaaaatatttttaaacagaaacgtatctagccaagactaataagcgacaaaaaaatgtctttgttcaagcatgcgctctatatttctcactttaaaaatgatttaactcatatcatatacagttccttaataacatttttaaagattacaaACATATTTCTAATAAACAGCTagtcaaatattatttaaagacGAGAATACATCAAAGCGAGAGATATATTGCATACTAGTAAATCTCTTATACGCACTGACCGtggctataaaaaaaattgttgctaaTGGTATTCAGACTCTAGAAACTCCAAAGACTTTTGGaacaaaaaacaaagcaaaaaaaaatcacagtatACCCATAAGGTTATTAATCAACAATGATTATAAATattctaacaaaaaaaaaggagGGTTTGGAATAATGGTTAGCGAATTTTAAGAATTTATATAACAGAGAAACAagcaatgaatttaaaaaaacccatcaacATAATTCAAAGGCCGATAAATGTATTAAAGAAAGTCATATGGAAGAACGATATTATGATTAGTGTAATGaggaaacaaataattaaacattatatcAGGACATATGTATATGATAAAGTGTTGTGCGCAAAATTTTAATCTTCACATGGATTGCATTTTTTGATCTTCAAAACAATTTAGACATATATCGATATAGATATGGTATTATATAGAACTGTTAAACAACAGACAACATAGATAGTAAATGGTATACCTCCATTAAAAAATACTTACCAGAGCTAGGAACCAAGTGTTTCAGTTTATGTTAAAAGGAGAGCATTTTGCTCCGACCTTATCTTTGATtctaaatttaatgaattctaAAGATAAAAAAGCTCTATCAGATTTACAATGTATGTAAAACAAATGcatattacataaaatttgCAGACAATGGAGAGAACttataaatgcaaaaaaataaaaacatgcatttttggtAAAATACGTCATTAACAAATTCTTCATTTGCTATTGCCAAAATATTATCTATAAACTTTTAAGATGCATACGTTGGGGATATTTTCTTATACCATTTTAAATGCTCTTGAATGTATTCACAGTTCATCAGTGCATTCACACATTGATTGTTTAgattaaatattgaatcttTTTCAGCTTTCCTGTTGTCCATTCGGTTAAAACGAGGTTGTCTCTGGAGTCCAAACATAAACCTTGGGGATGGTCTAACTGACAGTTGTCAATATAGCGGATAAAGTGTCCGttctgatccaggatgtggatacggtggtTGTTACAGTCGGCTATCAGGATTCGACCATTACTGTCCGTAGTGATGCCGCGAGGATAAAATATTTCCTTAGTAGCAGAGGGatgaccagtgtaggtaaaacGGAGTCTCCCAGCCTGGTTGACCACAAGTACACTTCTAGCATCAAAATCAGACACACAAATATCTAGATTCctgttttcatttatatatttattgcaaCCATGGGGTGAAAAGAGAGGCTTTTTGTTGTCGCCGtattgaatactttgtttctctacTGAACCAGTGTAACGCGAAACTTTTGATTGTTTACCATTGCTGTTCATTAAAatcaggaggtcaccagaggaggtactacaaaCGCCGAAAGGTTTCCATCcccgtagtctgatcactgtctgtatctgtgtattcttcactatgttcacggTTTTTTCATCGTAATCAGTATAAAGAAGGTCTCCAATCCTTGTCACCAATATATCAATTGGCTCACCCCCTGACTTGGTTTGAACTACCTTCACAAGTTGATCCTTTAGGTTATAAAGCCTCATGCTGCTGCCGCTACACGTCCATATTTCTTCATCATTTAGGCAGGCCACACTGCGTAATGCTATTTTTTCAGTGTTGATTTCATTCATGATCCGTGGTTCATCAATGAGTGATCTATCCGGGTAAGATGACATTGCACCTTTAGATTCCATTGTGTGCATATGCTGTTTATGTTTTGAGAGATATAGCTGACAAAAATACCAAAAAGCCCCAAATTTGTTCTCTGTAAATCTTCAGAGCGAGTGAAATTGTAAGCTTAGTGAGGAATCTGATGAAAGTAACATTCTTGGATATGTAGATAGATGAAAGGCTGGCAGTAATGGAGTCcagtaatttatttcaattattacCAATGCATTCATGGAAGAAAACTCTTCctttttcttttaactaaaataaaaGACAGGTTGTTATCAAACATGTCATTTTACCTAAATGCACACTGCAAGTACGTTAACAGCAATGAATTTAAAAAGGGATGCCCCCACCAACCACAAGACACACTAACTCTTGATATAACTTGTGTCTCATCCATTTTGtagattaaaaatcaatttataaaacACTCTGGCAAATTTAATTCTATTGATTCttaaaacagattttattaagtcAATAAGTATTATGTACTTTATTTCTggtaataaagaaaacaaaaacaatgatCGTTGATTATTTTCAGTACGTATGTAGATGTCATTTGTCACTAATTCGTATCGTTTTCAATTGACAAGATTACACAATaaccttgatttttttttaaataagacgCGGGCTTTGGCTATCTGCCAACTTTAAATCAATATACTCTTGCACAACCTTTATCGATGTATACTTTAACTATCTTTgtgatatgaaatatgaaaccttaaaatgattatttttattttgatgagaTAAAATACTTGACACAACAAACTTCATATCACCTT is drawn from Crassostrea angulata isolate pt1a10 chromosome 5, ASM2561291v2, whole genome shotgun sequence and contains these coding sequences:
- the LOC128186205 gene encoding protein lin-41-like, with amino-acid sequence MHTMESKGAMSSYPDRSLIDEPRIMNEINTEKIALRSVACLNDEEIWTCSGSSMRLYNLKDQLVKVVQTKSGGEPIDILVTRIGDLLYTDYDEKTVNIVKNTQIQTVIRLRGWKPFGVCSTSSGDLLILMNSNGKQSKVSRYTGSVEKQSIQYGDNKKPLFSPHGCNKYINENRNLDICVSDFDARSVLVVNQAGRLRFTYTGHPSATKEIFYPRGITTDSNGRILIADCNNHRIHILDQNGHFIRYIDNCQLDHPQGLCLDSRDNLVLTEWTTGKLKKIQYLI